The genomic DNA AGTAAAACAAAAAACCACTACCCACCAAAACTAAAACAACAGCTACCAAACTAGAACTCCATATTATGGATTTAGCCCGAGTAATGGACCGACCTTGCTCTTCACTGGGTATTAAATTTACTTCGGGTAAATTAGCCAGTAATTTACTTTTATTAAAAACTTTATCTTCAAAGGGTTCAGATTTTACATCATTAATATTGGGTTTCAATTTAACATCTGAAATAATATTCAAATCTCTTTCTACGGGAAGTTTAGATACCTTAGGATCAGCCCCTTCTTTATGAATAGTCTCCGGCCTAATTTCCTTAATTAAACTGGGGTTTTTAAGAGGTTTATTTTCCAACTGACTGGCGGAAATTGCAGCTGAACGCCTAAACCAGTTGGTTACTTTTTTCCACCAACTAAATTGGCTCGCCTTTTTAATAACCAAACTATCACTTAGATTTTTTTTAACCTTATCAGGCTGACTAAACTCCATAGGTTTACTAGGAACTGTCTTATTTTTAAGACGTTCTTCTTTTTCTAAATCTCTTTTATTCTCCGGTAATAAATTTATACTATCGTCAAACATAACAAATTTAAATTAATTCACGCATAGCTAAACCAATAGCGCTAGCAAACTGAGGACCAATTTCATCTAAAATTGGTTTCATTTCTGTGGGATAACTTATCTGTGCCCACGGGTCACCAACATAAACCTTAAGCTGAAAAATATCAGATAAATAACTATCAAGTCCAGGTAAAAAAGATGAGCCACCAGTTAAAATTATTTTGTCTATACCTTTAGGAGACTGACTTTGATAAAGATTAAAAGTATATTTAATTTCATTAATAATTGGGCCGATAGTATTTTCTATAGTTTTAATTATTCCATTATTACCACTACTACTGGCGGTGGTTAAACCAATGTCACGTTTAAATTGCTCAGCTCGCCTTAAATCAATATTCAAACTCCGGCCGATAGCTTTAGTAATTGTAAAACCACCTACATCAATACTGCGACTTAAAATAGGTATACTATTTTCGATAACCGATATATCAGTGGTCACGGCCCCAATATCAACTATCATAATAATTTCATTACTACCGCCAACCAAACTTCTTTCCAAAGCAAAAGCTTCAGTTTCCAAACTTAATAATTCTAACTCAGCTCGTTTAAATATTTCTAAATAACGCCTAACCACATTCTGTGGAGCAGCCGTTAAAAGAACTCTAATATTTTTAGTTTCTTCGCTCGGTTTATCTACTTTATCACTCAATATTTTCCAATCTAATATCATTTCTTCCACTGGCAAAGGTACAAATTTTCTAGCTTCCAATTTAACAGCAGCAGCTAATTCTTTGGGTGACATGGTCGGCAAACTAATCACCGAACTAAAAACAGTAAAACTTGGTAAGGCTGAGACAGTCTGCTGACTTTTGGTTTTAGCTCGACGACAAATTTCTTTAAGGGTCGCCACAATACGTTTAATATCTTCTTCCGAATCAGCCTTGGTAAAATCAATCGACTCCTCAGCTCGACCATAAGTAAGCAGACGAGGAACGTTATTCGGCCCAGCTGTCAATTCTACTAATTTTATACTAGCAGTACCAATATCAACACCTAAAAAAGATTTCTTTTTACCTAATAGGCTGTCAAAAATCATAAAATATTAAAATGATTACTTACCAGACCCTGCAAAATTTAAAAGTTAGGTTTATTATAGCAGAAAAAAGCCTTTCTGTCCAAAAATAACTCTAAGGTGTTCTTAATCGCCAAACCGGCAAAGTTGATAATAAATCAGTAAAACCAGGTGGTGTATTAATAAGTACTCGTCCATCAGCAATAACTTGTTCCGACGGTTGTCCAGCCGCACTAAAAGTTCTTTTAAACTCAAAACGCTTAGCAATTAAAGCTCCGTAAATCCTTAACTGTACATCACTGGCCCCACTGTAAAATACTCCTCCACCGCTACTAGTGCCAGCTATATAATAGGTCCCAACTATCTTAGTAATAGCTGGCGCTACAGTGACATTACCTAATACTAACCAACCAACCGAGGCTAAATTCCTAATAGTTGAACCAGCTAAAGGAGATTGCTCATAAGATAAGTCCCCTCCCGTTATATTAAGATTACCGTCGACTATTATTAAACCAGCGCCACTCAATTGTTCTTGAGCATTCTTAAAAATAATCGGCGCATCAACTGTTAAAGATCCTTTAAAATAATAAATCTTGCCAGCTAAATCTACATTACTGCCTAAGGTTACGCTAGACAAACGAGGATTAGTAGTTGTATCAAAAACCCGAACAGTATAACCGTACCAATTAGCCTGACCATCAACCACAGAGGCGCCAGTTGAAGTATGAGTTAATTTATAATAATCAAATTCACCAACCTTAGCTTGGCTACTACTAGAAGTATTGGGGTAAGATAAACTGCCAAAATTCGGTTGTAAATAATCGCTAGTCGTAGAAATAAAATTTTGAATTACCCTAGGCTGAACCTCGCTACCACCACTCAATATCAAATAAGTGGCATTAAAACTACCACTTGGCGGAGCATACTCAGATTTAATATCGCCACCTGAATATATATTGCCACCCTCAACTGATAAATAAGGTTGCCCACAACTGGTTACTAAATCATAACGTAATTGATAACCGGTTTGTCCACAACCACCCGCACCAAAAACTATCTGGTTGGTTGAATCAGGTACTAGCCCAGTCAAAGGTACAGCTGGAGAAATTTGTCCGTTACTTAAACTGCCAGAATAAACACTAGCAGCACTGCTACCCACTTTAGCCTGCGGATTAAGCGTAGTTGGCGACACACAAACACCTTTAAAAAATATAGTCGGCGGATTATCTATACCCAAAGAACCTGAAGGA from Patescibacteria group bacterium includes the following:
- the pilM gene encoding type IV pilus assembly protein PilM; protein product: MIFDSLLGKKKSFLGVDIGTASIKLVELTAGPNNVPRLLTYGRAEESIDFTKADSEEDIKRIVATLKEICRRAKTKSQQTVSALPSFTVFSSVISLPTMSPKELAAAVKLEARKFVPLPVEEMILDWKILSDKVDKPSEETKNIRVLLTAAPQNVVRRYLEIFKRAELELLSLETEAFALERSLVGGSNEIIMIVDIGAVTTDISVIENSIPILSRSIDVGGFTITKAIGRSLNIDLRRAEQFKRDIGLTTASSSGNNGIIKTIENTIGPIINEIKYTFNLYQSQSPKGIDKIILTGGSSFLPGLDSYLSDIFQLKVYVGDPWAQISYPTEMKPILDEIGPQFASAIGLAMRELI